A section of the Corynebacterium auris genome encodes:
- a CDS encoding TIGR04028 family ABC transporter substrate-binding protein produces the protein MKAVWNAARRRGGAAILVAGALVAGCGAPADSVKPADSVGQPEGEEMITYLEPNWFTSLYPPAAGFYPNGGVVNQITDRLLYQDPETLELHPWIATELPEVNEDATEFTFTIRDDVTYSDGTPMTAQNVVDNIDLYGRGDPERVLSASEQISGYDYGEVIDENTVRFHFTEPAPGFPQAVSVYNAGLLSDATLELSNEEFGPGNAVNIVGSGPFVIAGEEINTELTLVTRQDYNWAPPVREHQGPARIGGVRYVHAPEESMRTGAVLSGQADIARSITAPAESYLEDAGVIVESHGTNSMNNQLALRFDHPLLRDIRVRQAIIHGIDREEILRVLFSPSYPLATSTVAENGLGYRAQQPQAYAYDPEESRRLLSEAGWEPGPDGVREKDGERLSLRVNIAGPQPRSREVQTMIQDQLRDIGVELNINSGDNASQNADSKDPAKIQIYHSMVGRADYGAIESLYSVSARDVFINRPFDGDGGEETVADDYLEDLLQQTVSLPEEEDRDKAVGRVQDYVTEQAYALPLFEEPQVYALSPRLKGFSAEAVARPSFYGVYVDRSGSSKSDTGEGSAQ, from the coding sequence GTGAAAGCGGTGTGGAACGCGGCGCGTCGGCGGGGTGGCGCCGCCATCCTGGTCGCGGGGGCCCTCGTGGCGGGCTGCGGCGCCCCGGCGGATTCCGTGAAGCCGGCGGACTCCGTCGGTCAGCCGGAGGGAGAGGAGATGATCACGTACCTCGAACCGAACTGGTTCACCTCCCTCTACCCGCCCGCGGCCGGCTTTTACCCCAACGGCGGGGTGGTCAACCAGATCACCGACAGGCTGCTCTACCAGGACCCGGAGACGCTCGAGCTGCACCCCTGGATCGCCACCGAGCTACCCGAGGTCAACGAGGACGCCACCGAGTTCACCTTCACCATCCGCGACGACGTGACCTACTCCGACGGCACGCCCATGACCGCCCAGAACGTCGTGGATAACATCGACCTCTACGGCCGCGGCGACCCCGAGCGCGTGCTCAGCGCCTCCGAGCAGATCAGCGGCTACGACTATGGCGAGGTCATCGACGAGAACACGGTGCGCTTCCACTTCACCGAACCGGCCCCGGGCTTCCCCCAGGCCGTCTCCGTCTACAACGCCGGTTTGCTTTCCGACGCCACCCTGGAGCTCAGCAACGAGGAGTTCGGCCCCGGCAACGCCGTCAACATCGTCGGCTCCGGGCCCTTCGTCATCGCCGGCGAGGAGATCAACACCGAGCTGACCCTGGTGACCCGGCAGGACTACAATTGGGCGCCGCCCGTGCGCGAGCACCAGGGGCCCGCCCGCATCGGCGGGGTGCGCTACGTCCACGCCCCGGAGGAGTCCATGCGCACCGGGGCGGTGCTCTCGGGCCAGGCCGACATCGCCCGCAGCATCACGGCGCCGGCCGAGAGCTATTTGGAAGACGCCGGCGTGATCGTCGAGTCCCACGGCACCAACTCCATGAACAACCAGCTGGCGCTGCGCTTCGACCACCCGCTGCTGCGCGACATCCGGGTGCGCCAGGCCATTATCCACGGCATCGACAGGGAGGAGATCCTGCGCGTGCTGTTTTCGCCCTCCTACCCGCTGGCCACCTCCACCGTCGCCGAGAACGGGCTGGGCTACCGGGCGCAGCAACCGCAGGCCTACGCCTACGACCCGGAAGAATCCCGGCGCCTGCTGTCCGAGGCCGGGTGGGAGCCCGGGCCGGACGGGGTGCGCGAAAAAGACGGTGAGCGCCTTTCCCTGCGCGTCAACATCGCGGGGCCGCAGCCGCGCTCGCGGGAGGTGCAGACGATGATCCAGGACCAGCTGCGCGACATCGGCGTCGAGCTGAACATCAACTCCGGCGACAACGCCAGCCAGAACGCCGACTCCAAGGACCCGGCGAAGATCCAGATCTACCACTCCATGGTGGGCCGCGCGGACTACGGCGCCATCGAGTCGCTCTACTCGGTTTCGGCCCGCGACGTCTTTATTAACCGCCCCTTCGACGGGGACGGCGGCGAGGAGACAGTCGCCGACGATTACCTCGAGGACCTGCTGCAGCAGACCGTCTCCCTGCCCGAGGAGGAGGACCGCGACAAGGCCGTGGGCCGGGTGCAGGACTACGTCACCGAGCAGGCCTACGCCCTGCCACTGTTCGAGGAGCCGCAGGTCTACGCCCTCTCGCCGCGCCTGAAGGGCTTCTCGGCGGAGGCTGTGGCGCGGCCGTCCTTCTACGGCGTCTACGTGGACCGCTCGGGTAGCTCAAAGAGCGATACTGGCGAAGGGAGCGCACAATGA